In Salvia miltiorrhiza cultivar Shanhuang (shh) chromosome 4, IMPLAD_Smil_shh, whole genome shotgun sequence, the DNA window acagtTAATCCATCTAAAAACTAGGAGTGATCATTCTTCTTCACCATTTATTCCCACAACAACTTCACCTACAAGAACTAACTCCCCCACCTCCATCCATCCGAATTCATGCACCTATGTTTTTCCTCTGTTTTGGGAGTACTCTAATCTTGGCATTCATGGCCTCCTGCGTGAACGAGCAGGCCCCCAGTTTCAAGCACTACTGCAGGGTCTGCAAGAAGGGTTTCATGTGCGGGAGAGCCCTCGGCGGCCACATGCGGGCCCACGGCATCGGCGACGACAACGGCAACCTCGACGACGACGACAACGCCAGCGATTGGGAGGAGAAGTTCGGCAACAACAGCAACACCAGCAGCAAGCGGATGTACCAGCTGAGGACTAACCCTAACCGCCTCAAGAGCTGCCGCACTTGCGAGAATTGCGGCAAGGAATTCCTCTCGTGGAAGTCGTTCCTCGAGCACGGCAACGGGAAGTGCGCCTCCGACGACGCCGCGTCGGAGTCGCTCGTCGTCTCCTCCGAGGACGGAGACGACGACGTCGTTGGGGGAGGGGGCAGGCGTTGGTCGAAGCGCAAGAGATCCCTGCGCTCGGCCTACGCCACCACGAGCGAGGAGGACGACCTCCTCCTCGCCACGTGCCTCATGCAGCTCGCCAACACCACGGTCGAGCTGGAGCCGGAGGAGTCGTGCGCCTCCGCCAGCAAGGAGGAGGGGCGGTACCACAACGCGGGCCCCGCCCCCGCCCCCGCCCCCGCCCCGCTCAAGAGCCGGGCCAAGGGGGGTCTCTTCGAGTGCAAGGCGTGCAAGAAGGTGTTTAACTCCCACCAAGCGCTCGGCGGCCACCGCGCCAGCCACAAGAAGGTCAAGGGCTGCTTCGCCGCCAAGCAAGACGAGGCCGACGACGTCGCTCCGGCGGCGATCGAGAAGGAACCCCTCGACCAGGATTTCTTCCCCTCCTCCAAACCCTCGTTCCAATTCGAGCCCCCCCTGGTGGGCGCCGCCAGGAGGAAGTCGAAGGTTCACGAATGTTCCATCTGCCACCGCGTCTTCAACTCCGGCCAGGCCCTCGGCGGCCACAAGCGCTGCCATTGGATCATCTCCAACTCGCCGGAGACCTCCTCCTTGCCGAAGTTCCACTTTCaagatcatcatcatcatcatcatcctcgGACTAACAACGCTGACGTGTCGGACAAGCTGGACCTCAACGTGCCCGCGTGGGCCCACAT includes these proteins:
- the LOC131022002 gene encoding uncharacterized protein LOC131022002; translated protein: MFFLCFGSTLILAFMASCVNEQAPSFKHYCRVCKKGFMCGRALGGHMRAHGIGDDNGNLDDDDNASDWEEKFGNNSNTSSKRMYQLRTNPNRLKSCRTCENCGKEFLSWKSFLEHGNGKCASDDAASESLVVSSEDGDDDVVGGGGRRWSKRKRSLRSAYATTSEEDDLLLATCLMQLANTTVELEPEESCASASKEEGRYHNAGPAPAPAPAPLKSRAKGGLFECKACKKVFNSHQALGGHRASHKKVKGCFAAKQDEADDVAPAAIEKEPLDQDFFPSSKPSFQFEPPLVGAARRKSKVHECSICHRVFNSGQALGGHKRCHWIISNSPETSSLPKFHFQDHHHHHHPRTNNADVSDKLDLNVPAWAHMSGVRRDPRNPLSFDVSTDMQLQPWTGHDMKDSCTPRSNNNNNNNNNNNEGSEKAKRDVNYVEDEADSKLKLAKLSDLNDTNVGSSQWLQVGIGSTATEAAAAAAAGDA